In Megalopta genalis isolate 19385.01 unplaced genomic scaffold, iyMegGena1_principal scaffold0026, whole genome shotgun sequence, the following proteins share a genomic window:
- the LOC143260979 gene encoding uncharacterized protein LOC143260979 has protein sequence MLIGTGPTLASFSIGQLQIQSKGKPDLILQKTQFGWVIGGSAPTVSFGNPQTFLSTVDFDLRKFWEIEVGPQQHHLSASENEVESHFIRTVAREHSGRYVVALPFNQKKRDIGESRTQALNRFMSLERRLARSPDLKTEYTAIINEYITLGHMTQIESPDNSFGFYLPHHAVIKPTSSTTKCRVVFVASAKSDTGISLNDALEVGPTIQDDLFSLLLRFRSHAYVLTGDIEKMYRQFLIRPEDRPYQRILWRNDKNEISTYELKTVTFGVASAPYLAIRCLHQLANDESDNYPAASEVIKRDIYVDDLLTGAATFREALKLRNGIINLLKKGGLNIRQWVSNDPNLLSRLSEDQIHPKYFGDESVKTLVVIWSPRDDSIRYTVSIDNRQTHTKRTILSTIAKIFDPLGLLGPVTVSAKILMQRLWQLRLDWDESLPADIQTEWSNYQAQLRLLKDFAFARHISQHEVKRIEIHGFCDASERAYGANIYLRIISMSGNIAVHLICAKSRVAPLKTISLARLELCGAKLLAELFTNVKQIIRKEIHSTVLWTDSTIVLHWLQRSPNTLETFVANRVTDIQESTDIKAWRHIRSIDNPADSLSRGCSVKNFMASSLWRYGPSWLKLDETFWPNSHFEIPEVLPELRKLTCLVSTIVEPWEIIDKYSCIRRLTRVIAYCLRFISKPRVTGHLSVKELQRAKEKIILFTQQQSFAQELRDLKTGKQLNSKSKLLPLSPFIDERGILRVGGRLQNSNLPFEQMHPILLPRSSHVTDLIIRESHVQNHHSGLTATLYLVRQLYWPIDGKNITRKIIRQCVKCFRCNPPMTNYVMGNLPAARVLESRPFTNVGVDCCGPFYIKERRYRNLNRVKIYVTVFVCFATKAVHLEVVSDMSSEAFLAALKRFIARRGICRNIYSDNGTNFVGVNNEMVDLLRSLSEQEEIRQYVVERKITWHFMPPLSPHFGGLWEAVVKSFKHHLRRVVGDELFTFEQFATFTTEIEAVLNSRPLTPLSSDPNDLSALTPGHFLIGGIMTSVPEADFTKTVTNRLSTWQHIQKIKQDFWSRWHKEYINHLNVRAKWTRGSHYIKEGTIVVLRDDNLPPLQWTLGRVVEVHPGKDDVIRAVTVRTANGAYKRNIRHLAPLPIEPEKS, from the coding sequence ATGTTGATTGGAACAGGACCAACATTAGCTAGTTTCAGTATTGGTCAACTGCAGATTCAATCGAAGGGAAAACCAGATTTGATTTTACAAAAAACCCAGTTCGGATGGGTCATCGGGGGGAGCGCCCCCACTGTTTCTTTCGGAAACCCACAAACTTTCCTTAGCACGGTTGACTTCGATCTTAGGAAGTTTTGGGAAATCGAAGTGGGACCACAACAACACCACTTGTCGGCAAGTGAAAATGAAGTAGAGTCTCATTTTATCCGTACCGTTGCACGCGAACATTCCGGGAGATACGTTGTCGCGCTTCCGTTCAATCAGAAGAAGCGAGACATCGGCGAATCCCGAACACAAGCATTAAACCGATTTATGTCTTTAGAACGCAGACTCGCTCGAAGTCCCGATCTAAAGACAGAATACACCGCGATTATCAACGAATACATCACGTTAGGTCACATGACACAAATAGAATCACCCGACAATTCTTTCGGTTTTTATCTACCGCATCACGCCGTCATCAAACCCACCAGCTCGACGACGAAATGTCGAGTTGTGTTCGTTGCGTCGGCTAAATCGGACACCGGCATCTCCTTGAATGATGCGCTCGAAGTTGGTCCGACGATTCAGGATGACCTCTTCTCTTTGTTGTTAAGATTTCGAAGTCATGCATACGTGCTAACCGGCGATATTGAGAAGATGTATCGTCAATTTCTCATTCGTCCCGAAGATCGTCCGTATCAACGGATTCTTTGGCGGAACGACAAAAACGAAATTTCGACTTACGAGCTTAAGACGGTCACTTTCGGTGTAGCTTCAGCCCCATATTTGGCAATCCGGTGTTTACACCAATTGGCAAACGACGAATCGGACAATTATCCCGCGGCATCCGAGGTCATTAAAAGGGACATTTACGTTGATGATCTTTTGACCGGTGCTGCAACATTCCGCGAAGCCCTTAAATTACGTAACGGTATTATTAATTTGCTAAAAAAGGGGGGACTCAATATTCGACAATGGGTATCAAACGACCCAAATTTGTTATCACGGCTATCGGAagatcaaattcatccgaaatatttCGGCGATGAATCCGTTAAAACCCTCGTCGTGATCTGGAGTCCACGCGACGATTCAATTAGATATACCGTATCTATCGATAACAGACAAACGCATACCAAACGAACAATCCTTTCAACtattgcaaaaatatttgaTCCGTTAGGGCTCCTTGGACCCGTAACAGTAAGCGCGAAAATACTCATGCAACGTCTGTGGCAACTGCGGCTAGATTGGGACGAATCCTTACCTGCCGACATCCAAACCGAATGGTCTAATTACCAAGCGCAATTAAGGTTATTGAAGGATTTCGCTTTTGCACGGCACATTTCGCAACACGAGGTCAAACGAATCGAAATCCATGGTTTTTGCGACGCCAGTGAGCGCGCATACGGAGCCAACATTTATTTACGCATTATATCCATGTCTGGAAACATTGCAGTTCATTTGATTTGTGCCAAATCCCGCGTAGCTCCGCTAAAAACCATTAGTTTAGCGCGATTAGAGTTATGCGGAGCTAAATTACTTGCCGAACTGTTTAccaatgttaaacaaataatcagAAAGGAGATCCACTCTACCGTATTGTGGACGGACTCTACAATTGTTCTTCATTGGCTACAACGGTCTCCGAATACATTAGAGACTTTCGTTGCAAACCGGGTTACAGATATTCAGGAAAGCACTGATATTAAGGCATGGCGACatattcgatcgatcgataatCCCGCCGATTCACTTTCACGTGGGTGCAGCGTTAAAAATTTCATGGCAAGCAGTCTCTGGCGTTATGGGCCCTCGTGGCTGAAGTTAGACGAAACATTTTGGCCAAATTCGCATTTCGAAATTCCAGAAGTTTTACCGGAGCTACGAAAACTCACGTGTCTAGTCTCCACAATCGTAGAACCTTGGGAAATTATCGATAAATATTCGTGTATCCGTCGTTTAACCAGAGTCATCGCTTATTGTCTACGTTTCATATCAAAACCCCGAGTTACCGGACACCTTTCTGTCAAGGAATTGCAACGCGcgaaagaaaaaattattttatttactcagCAACAATCGTTCGCTCAAGAATTGCGCGATTTAAAGACAGGTAAACAATTAAATTCGAAGAGCAAGTTGCTGCCATTATCCCCATTTATCGATGAAAGAGGCATTTTACGTGTTGGAGGTCGTTTGCAAAATTCAAATTTACCGTTTGAACAAATGCATCCGATTCTCCTCCCAAGAAGTAGTCACGTTACCGATCTCATCATTCGCGAATCTCACGTGCAAAATCATCATTCGGGTTTGACAGCGACTCTGTACCTCGTTCGTCAATTGTATTGGCCCATCGATGGGAAAAACATAACACGAAAAATCATCCGCCAATGTGTAAAATGTTTTCGATGCAATCCTCCGATGACTAATTATGTCATGGGGAACCTACCTGCCGCTAGAGTTTTAGAATCCCGACCATTCACGAATGTCGGAGTCGATTGTTGCGGTCCCTTTTATATAAAGGAGCGACGATACCGCAACCTTAACCGTGTTAAAATTTATGTTACCGTCTTCGTCTGCTTCGCGACAAAGGCCGTACATTTGGAAGTCGTCAGCGACATGAGCTCGGAAGCCTTTTTGGCAGCATTGAAACGTTTTATTGCACGGCGCGGCATTTGTCGGAACATTTACTCGGACAACGGAACGAATTTTGTCGGTGTGAATAATGAAATGGTGGATTTACTTCGGTCTTTAAGCGAACAAGAAGAAATCCGTCAATATGTCGTAGAAAGAAAGATCACGTGGCACTTCATGCCTCCACTGTCTCCTCATTTCGGGGGATTGTGGGAGGCAGTGGTGAAATCATTCAAACATCACCTACGTCGTGTTGTCGGCGACGAGTTATTTACATTTGAGCAGTTTGCGACCTTTACAACCGAAATCGAGGCAGTCCTAAATTCACGTCCCTTGACACCCCTTTCTTCTGACCCTAATGACCTATCCGCCCTGACTCCCGGTCATTTTTTAATTGGCGGTATAATGACGAGCGTACCAGAAGCCGATTTCACCAAAACAGTTACCAATCGGCTGTCCACCTGGCAACACATCCAAAAGATTAAACAGGACTTTTGGAGTCGGTGGCACAAGGAATATATTAACCACCTAAATGTACGAGCAAAATGGACAAGGGGCTCGCATTACATCAAGGAAGGGACGATTGTCGTGTTAAGGGACGACAACTTGCCACCGCTACAATGGACTCTTGGAAGGGTCGTCGAAGTTCACCCAGGCAAGGACGACGTAATACGCGCGGTAACTGTGCGCACAGCTAACGGCGCGTACAAGCGCAACATTCGACACCTCGCACCGTTACCGATCGAACCCGAAAAATCTTAA